The window AGATAACAAACCGGGTTGATTAAGGAAAGAGTGCGAGTCAACTGCACTTTTATACTCTCATTAAGGTTAATTGCAAGTGGAGTAATGTCATTTTGTTCCTTCTTCGGTGGTGAGGTCTTTAAAGACCACTTTAAAACTGGTAAGAGGCTCCTCAGCTAGCTAAGATAGCATTGAAGTTAGTCAGTTACAGTAGCTAAACTAAATTGTAAACATGAGATTAGTCAGTAAAAGTAACTTCTACATctgctttgcttgctgtttggggttttaggctgggtttctgtataagcactttgacattgatgtaaaaagggttttataaatacatttgatttgggaCGTTGTGGCACATAACTATAACGTCTGTGCTATCTTTTACAGTAACGTTAGCCCAACTGTGTTGGACTATGGCCTAACTTATGCTATGACATAACTTATGCTCAATCAGTAGCTAACTAAAAGTAGCATGCTCTTGTAATCACTGATTACACAAGAGCCACGTTAAATTGCCAAACGTTTtcgaacgttgcagatagaaataccATGAATAGAGCCGTCGTGAGtccttattctacatgtcagagagacaTGTTTGCTCTGCATGGCTAACATGTTTCTGTCTGAACGTTCCAAAACGTAGCATTACTTCTGATCGCCCTCTGGCTCTTACCAAACCGTGATGTAAGATTGAACCACCAGCCAGTTAAACTGTAGCAACTTACTCCACTGGGCCAAGAAAACAAATGTAAACCAAACATTAGTAGTTGCAGTAACTATAAAGTATAATTGAAAATACAAATTGTATGTATACAAATTATACAAATTATATGTATACAATGTAGCGCCAATACAAGTATATTTAGATCTTAATGTGGCCACTTGTGTCATCATTTCTCCTAAATGTAGGTTTTGACATGTCCTCCTGTAACATCACTCAAAGAGAATGTGTTGAACATGGGTCCCTCCCCAGGGTTAATAGATGACAAACCGGTTTGGTTAAGGAAATAATGTGAGTCAACTGCACTTTTATCCATTGAGGATTGTTCCTGGTGGATTAATGATGTTTTCACAGGTCAAATCATCCTGTAACTTCACTCAAAGAGAATATGTTGAACATACATCCTAGATTTACTTTTGGCTAATCTCACTGTAATTTTCTATCAGGGTTGTATATGTGTGCCCAGTGTGGACACCAGCTGTTCTCTAGCAGATCTAAGTATGAGCATTCCTCCCCCTGGCCTGCCTTCACTGAGACCATCCTCCAGGACAGTGTGTCCAAGCATGAGGAGAGACCTGGGGCATTCAAGGTGAGATCCTCTCAGTTTGGGCGTGGAGTTGCATTGGACCAGAGTTGTGAAGTTTACCTTAGGtacagatctaagatcagctaAGCTTCCCCTTCCCCAATCTTATCCATTAGTGGGGGAAATTCAAAACTAACCCAAGATCATTGCCTATGGCGGTGGTCACCAAGCGATTGACTGGTCACCAACCGATTGACTGGTCGATCTTCTAGGCATTcgtagtcgatcaccaaacatttctgtagaaaagccaacgatAAAGGCTTGGGCTCCTTTATTTAATTGTCAGGGAATACAGCAGAGCTTCTGTTTTTATGATTGACTTCATGTTGAagtttttattcagcactgtcaacactgtttttattcaacacttttaCAAAACATAAATACTCTTCTCCTTCATTCCACTCGCGCTGCAGCTGCAATGAGTTAGTAGCCAAGTGTGTCGCTAGGCCTGCGTCTTTATTAGCAGCTCATGTCTATTTTAATATCGatgaatatttcactttctctggtcataagAACAGCATGAGTTTGTGcctgaggcagaaataatgtgtACCCTCTGGTCAGTGTCACTGGAGGAAGGTAGAGAGCAGGGACCGTGACAGACGGatgctctgctgctctctcctttcctccgctgagactgaccatcagatgcaggtaccattaattagtccagtaaaataaaaaagctgattatttcacttaatgtTCAATTATGCCTCgcaactgatctattttgttatcaaagcttgagttttgaaatataatatggtctgagaagaacaatattggcaggccaaGCATATAGCcaaatatgctgtgataatgtattaggttTACTGCACAGAAACAAAGTTAAGTCATATTTTTGTAATAATCTGAGCGGTAAATTTCGGCTTGCTTTTTGACTGTGAAAGTGATCGTGAAAGAAAATATGGGTGACAACTTATCCCTACTCCATAGGGGTGTCCCTCTGTTGACTGTTCATTGCCAAGTAGTTGTCTGCTTGTGGTCAATACACTGATGAGCCCATGTTCATTTTAACAGGATGTGTGTAGGGTATTGCATTAAATTTCTGCATTTGTAAGCAGTGTTTCATTTTGAACTTGGGAGGGTCCTAATAATCATGTTTGATATGTTGATTGTGCATTGAACAAAAATCAAAACGCAActttgtaaagtgttggtcccatgtttcatgagctgaaataaaatatccccgaCATTTTCCAtcggcacaaaaagcttatttttgcaattggcatgctgactgcaggactgttcaccagaactgttgccagagaattgaatgttaatttctctaccataagccacctcaacGTAATTGTAGAATATGTTGTACGTCCAAccaacctcacaaccgcagaccatgtgtatggtgtTGTTTGGGGGAGCGGTTTGCccatgtcaacgttgtgaacagagttttTATGAAGGAAAACACATTTTTCTTGGTAAAAATGTGGCACATAGAATTGACTTTACTATTGTACAGAAAGATGGAATCTGATAGTTGTGTGTTTCAGGTCCGATGTGGGAAGTGTGGAAACGGACTGGGTCATGAGTTTGTGGGAGACGGGCCAAAGAAAGGACTCTCACGTTTCTGAATATTCAGCAGCTCACTGAAGTTCGTCCCTAAAGGTACGGGTTCACTTAAATTATGTTGTCACGGAATGTCAAGCCAATTTGATTAGTTTATAGTCAAAACATGTCAATGTCTCTGGTTGATACCTAACCAATCTGACTGAGCACACGTTAACCACTGGATAGTTAATGTTACACTTAAAAACGTTGATGAATTAAAATgttgtcctttctctctccacaGATAAGGTAGATGGACAGTAAGGTGAGCAGCAGGGGTATGGAGTCACAGTGATGGTAGAGCAGTAGGATTGTCTGGAGTCTCTGTGCTGCTGAAGGTGTGCAGGACAGTGGATGAAGTGTCCTGGGATAAAGCCCACTTTGGGACCTCCAGGACACTGATGGTCAATGTCTTTGCTGGACAAGGACAGAGAAACTCCTACCAAATAGTCAGCTACATTATGCAATGATACACCATCATAATATAACAATGATACACAATCATAATATAACAATGATACACAATCATAACACAGACAAGTACAAGGAGTTACACCATTACACAAAGATAGTCTGTCACTtaatcattgttttatttttttatcttaaCATTGTCAGTCAAATGGGGGATCACTATGTAGCCTTCATAGTGGTGAATGTAACTTCAAGATGTCCTAATTTATATATAGTAGTGAAAGCAAACAGGTGGCTCAATCTACCAATGTATGTTAATCAGTTCTATCAATGATGTTATGAGCCTCTTAAAGATAGACAGTGATGTAATAAAATCTCAATGGTCTTAACGGTCACAATGTATAATATGCAAACAAAAAGAGAAATTCAACTGAGAAATAAAGATGTACTTTTATAGAAGATTACATTATTTGTTGGTTTATATTTGAAATTAAAATATGAAAATAGTTTTTCAGCCATCTTTATGACAAACGCATCAATCATGCCTGTATTTTTCTGTACTCACCTCAAGAGATTAGCAGACCTGAAAATACTAAATTGTTAGTATATACTCAATCATTACTCAGGTTATACAACTAATCTTGTTCCACATCTTTCACAGTGAGTTTTATTTTTATGCATTATACTCCCACCTTGTGGCAGACATGAGACCACGCATCAGGACGGGCTTGTCATTTGGTCTGGCAATGAATGTGGGCTAGACTCACAAAACCCTTCAAAAATGCTAACCTGATATTTGTGCCTCTAACTTTATCACTCACCATTATTCGCGATTCATTAAggactatctgtaatcatggtagcatccacattcatgtagaattgtttagaaatatattatattcttatttacaataaatgtgacttaaaaatgacaatacattatttactattcatttctattgggcacaaaataatctgaaacacaaccaaaacaaacacaatgcatccaacaagttagagtcacaagcttgatgtaatcgtTGCTAACCTGAATGagggagactcatatctccctcattaactttaagcatcagctgtcagagcagtttacagatcgtTGTACCTGCCCACCTGTAAATaccccatccaactacctcatccccatattgttattcatttttttgctcctttgcacctcagtatctctacttgcacagtcattgtctgcacatctatcactcgtgtttaattactaaattgtaattacttcaccactacggcctatttattgccttacctccctaatcttacctcatttgcacacattgtatatagatttttctattgtgttattgactgtatgtttgtttattccatgtgtaactctgttgttgtttgtgtctcactgctttgctttatcttggccaggtcgcagttgtaaatgagaacttgttctcaactggcctacctggttaaataaaggtaaaataaaataataaattgtgtgctaggaatatgggaccaattACTAAACTtctgactactttaatacacatataagtgaatttgtcccaatacttctggtcTCCTAAAATGGGcggactatgtacaaaaactgCTATAATTTCTAAAGGGTTCACCGAATATGGATTGAAATACCCTCAAAGCCATTGAATCACTTCAagtccaaagtgctggagtacagagccaaaacaacaacacgtgTTACTGTCCCAATACATGTAGAGCTCACTGTATGTTCAGAATGGGGATATGAGCTCTTCTCCAGCATGTCCAAGATTGAGCATTCCTCAACATGGCCTGCTTTCTCTCAGACCATCCACCAGGACAGTGTGTCCAAATCCCCTGGGAATTGGGGACCAGTgaaggtgtgttgtgtgtgcagtCAGAGAGGGACTGATTCACCCTTATGACCTATAGGGGGCCTAACGTGTGTAGGGGTTGTTTGTGACTTCGTGTGATTGTTGTCAGTGGAGGTTTTAGTTTTCCACCAACTCATTTTTAACATGTTTTTTGTGTCCCTTTTTAACTAGGATACAGAATGATAAAACAGAGGGAATCCTTCCTGGATGTGGTTTGtttcaggtctgttgtgtggaaatGGACTGGGTCATGAGTTCTGATACGACGGAGCAAGAGAGGGACTCTGCTACTCCTGAATATTCAGCAGCTCACTCAAATTCATCCCTCAAGGTGGGAATTCAGTGTGTTTGACCTCTGTGAGCAGAAAGAGTTATCCTGTGTAGAATAGAACTCATTAGAAAAACAACACAAAGACACTAATGGGGGGTTAAGGAGGGTCTTTTTGTATTCTCCTCTGATATAGAGTACTATAGAATATACTCTGACCCTGCTCCCCAGCTCCCCTCTCCAATGTTAAGgtagatatatatacagtaaGGTGAGCAGCAGGGGTAGGGAGTCACAGTAATGGTAGAGCAGTAGGATTGTCTGGAGTCTCTGTGCTGCTGAAGGTGTGGAGGACAGTGGATGAAGTGTCCTGGGATAATAGCCTGAAAAGTAGTTAgattggcttttataacacataaGCCAATAGCCATCTATTATACATTAAATACAGTGCTACTGCTTTTTATTAAATACAAGTCACCACGTATGACAAGAAACACCAAATTAATGAATAATAATTGCCAAATAATCCTCTGTTAAAGTTCAGTTCGGGAACTGTgtgtatttcagttgttttatcaatgtttattcaCTTCTGAATCTCAGTCTCTTCAGCCAGCGAGTGGGTCTTAGTTTATGATCTCTGCTAAAGAGGGACTTTGGTGTTGAATTACATTCCATAGCCACTTCCACTGGAGACTGGAAAGTCCCACCTATTTCATTCGCTGAAAGGCCCGTCACTTCTTGGCAGACAGATACTCAGACGAAGCACAATGCTGGAAAACTATCTACATCCACTTAAACTAGTCCTGGCATCGTTCTATGACAAACACAGAAGGTTTCATATTGAATTCAATaggagaaaacagagacagagagagaaacagccattTCCTTAATGTATCCATTGGCTGTATTATACAGCCCAAACATCAAGGGACTGACAAtctctctatcttcttctctctctctgttttcttcctTTCAGTTATTGGTAGCCTAATATTTAATCCCTTAGCTAAGTGGGCAGGGGGGAACACATGACAGGGAATCATTTGAAATATGTAGTTAGGCTGTTATAAGGTATTATATAAGCCAATTGTCATCTATAAGGCATTTATTCAGTGATTTTCTTCTTTGTCAAATATAAATGTTTATTCATTTACAAGTAGGATCTGATGGGTAACCTTGTATTTtaagggtccataataaaccatcaggtgaatggccaagacaaaatattgaagtggctttgaacgggatatggtagtaggtgccaggggagtgggtttttcacgctcaacagtttccggcatgtatcaagaatggtccaccactcataggacatccagccaacttgacacaactgtgggaagcattggagttaacatgaatgctttcaacaccttgcagAGAGCATACCCCGATTAAATTgacgctgttctgagggcaaagagggggggggggggggggtcagctttTCTGTGATGTTTTCTGTGTTACAGGTGGCAGAGATGTGTCAATCAGTATATTATACTTTTCTGTGATGTTTTCTGTGTTACAGGTGGCAGAGATGTGTCAATCAGTATATTGGACTTTTCTGTGATGTTTTCTGTGTTACAGGTGGCAGAGATGTGTCAATCAGTATATTGGACTTTTCTGTGATGTTTTCTGTGTTACAGGTGGCAGATATGTTTCAATCAGTATATTGGACTTTTCTGTGATGTTTTCTGTGTTACAGGTGGCAGAGATGTGTCAATCAGTATATTGGACTTTTCTGTGATGTTTTCTGTGTTACAGGTGGCAGATATGTGTCAATCAGTATATTGGACTTTTCTGTGATGTTTTCTGTGTTACAGGTGGCAGAGATGTGTCAATCAGTATATTGGACTTTTCTGTGATGTTTTCTGTGTTACAGGTGGCAGAGATGTGTCAATCAGTATATTGGACTTTTCTGTGATGTTTTCTGTGTTACAGGTGGCAGATATGTGTCAATCAGTATATTGGACTTTTCTGTGATGTTTTCTGTGTTACAGGTGGCAGAGATGTGTCAATCAGTATATTGGACTTTTCTGTGATGTTTTCTGTGTTACAGGTGGCAGAGATGTGTCAATCAGTATATTGGACTTTTCTGTGATGTTTTCTGTGTTACAGGTGGCAGAGATGTGTCAATCAGTATATTGGACTTTTCTGTGATGTTTTCTGTGTTACAGGTGGCAGAGATGTGTCAATCAGTATATTGGACTTTTCTGTGATGTTTTCTGTGTTACAGGTGGCAGAGATGTGTCaatcagtatacagtgccttgcgaaagtattcggcccccttgaactttgcgaccttttgccacatttcaggcttcaaacataaagatataaaactgtattttttttgtgaagaatcaacaacaagtgggacacaatcatgaagtggaacgacatttattggatatttcaaacttttttaacaaatcaaaaactgaaaaattgggcgtgtggcaaaaggtcgcaaagttcaagggggccgaatactttcgcaaggcactgtattggacTTTTCTGTGATGTTTTCTGTGTTATGGGTGGCAGAGATGTGTCAATCAGTATATTGGACTTTTCTGTGATGTTTCCCAGCTCTGTGTTCTGTCTAATTCCTCCCCCTCCTGTTGACAAGGAGCTGCTGGTATAATCTCAGACTCTCTTGCTAACGGCTGGTCCTCCCTGTTTACCTGACCGGAGAATACGCTCACGGGTGGGTCACACTCGATAAGTCCTGCGTATCAGGCTTCAACCAGTTTTCTCTGGTCAAAGGCAGGGGTTCAGCACTTTGTTTGGGCAAAGGACTAATGCTCAACAGGCTAAACTCCCAGTGTCCTTTATGTGTGCCTTAAACACCAAGCCCCTTTTGGTTTCCTGCTTGAGCCCACAATAATGGTCTGGTAACGGGCTACCTATGGTAGAGCCCCTTAAGCTAAGGTTGTTATCAGTGTTCCCTTTTCTCCTGAACACTTTATTCAACCAATAGAGTAACTAGTTAGGGAAAACCAGTAAGActtcatgtttggtttcacaagtgatatatatatatatatatttttttttttttcaatacaaTTTGGTTCTTTCAGAAGAGGTTGTTTGCTTCTTTAACTCTCTTTCACAAAACCGAAACAATGACTTTTAATAGTTCTATCTTACCCTATAGCTTTCCTCATTACAACACTTCAAGGTGTCAATGCCCCACATTCTGCACTCTTCTGGCAATTAAGCCCATGCCTTCCTCAAATAGAGTTATACAACACATAATTTCCTTCACGTGATGCTGTTCATTAAACAAAGTTAGATGACACCTTTTCCCCTTCACACATGACGACGACCCACGGTGATGTCTCCTCCCACCTGCTGTTCTACAGCTCTATCAGCTCTGACCCAGGGCTTGAGTTCAACAGGTTGCTTCCATATAAGGTGAACTTCCACCCTCCTGCAGCAGAATATCTGTACTTTTAATGGGTCATGCTGTATTCCAGCTGCTTGAGGCTGGCTTTTCTTCTGCTGCTGATGATTTTTCTCCTTCTGGTTCTTTGTTTTACGACCAGCAGAGTCCTGCTGGGGGACTGGAGGAGTCATTAGGTCACCAGGACTTGGGCCAATCACGACAACCCCTCCATGGAGTCATCCAATGGTTTTGAATCCTGTGACCCTGCCTCGTTCAAAAACATTCTGTTACCCCGACCCCCAATAGTCTCTTTATGTATTCTGAAAATAAATAGAaacttgcaacaatttcaaagtttGTAGTTACTTACcgttcatatcaggaaatcagccaatttaaataaatacattaggccctaatctataccTTTAAAAAAGGTAGGAATTTGTATTTTATGAACGTGTTTTTAAAAGGTTGGAATAAACCTTTACATTTCAAACCTTACAAACCTTTATCATGCTGACTACAAGTTTAGACAGCTGGCCCTAGACTCATGTAGCTGACATTGGCTAATTGTAGGTGACTTGCACCTTCTGTACCACAGATGATGTTTTAGGTGTTTGGTTGATAATGCACAGCAGTGTACCAGTAGTGGAtccagagacccccccccccttccttccaAAGGCTTTAAAACTTTAAGAGGTTATTAACCAAGGAAATGTAAAGGTTTGTACCAACCTTTTAAAAACACGTTCATAAaatataaatactgtatatagacctAGTAGATAGATATATATGTAGATCAGCTGCGTGTCTGACTTGTATGTAAATAACACAGGCCCAAACGTTTGGTCAAGGAAGGATGTTAGGGAAGAAAAGGATGTTGTCAGGGAAGGATGTTGTCATTATGTTAGTGATTCTTCACCAAGTGTTTGCTTGAAGCACTTTATTCTACTGTAGCATTTATAAATGAACCACTTCATAACTGTACACCTTTGGCTGTTTGGGAGGGTGCGCCATTCTAGAACATTTAGATAGAAAGTGTGGAACAGGCATGGTTCTCAGTCATAAACAGTAGGGCATCATGTGAGCTGCTCTATACATTGCATTTCTATATGGAACACTCAGAACATCGCCCCACCCACTTAATAAACCCCTGTTCAAACCCTTACTATCCTACAAGTTCTCCCTTAAAGTACATATGTTCAGAATGTGGATATGAGCTCTTCTCCAGCAATTCCAAGTTTGAGCATTCCTCCCCATGGCCTGCCTTTTccaacacaaacaaacaggcCTATTTATAAACTTCATGACTCATTGTTCATTTGCTGCTCTACAGCACCACCACTGTTCTGTGCCGTCTGGCAAACATTTCTAACTGCGTCAAGAGTATAAGAGCTCAGCTCAGAGAGGACATTTGCTGAGAAACCAGAGTTGGGCTACAAGACATTGTCGGCTACCAAGAGTTGAAATGGGTCTTCCAGCCTTGGGTCTGATACCGTTTTTGGGGCCCCTTGCGTTTCCAGTAGCATTGGGAACAGTCGCAGTAGGGGGGTTTATATTGATTAAGGCGATTCATAAGAAACCTTCGTATCATCCAGGAAGTCCCATAATAACACGTTCCGTGAAGGTAAAGTCAAATAATGCTTCTGGAAATGAACCCACTGGAAATGCTGCCAGCAAGACGACAGAAGGACAGCAGAGCAGCAATGAAACTACCATCATAATTGCTTACGGCCTTGGAGTGGTTGATACTTATAAAAAGTAGGTCTATCATTTTTTACATATTTCTATCAAGTCTTCTTTACTGAGTACAATGTGCCTTTTTATTCATAAGAGCATGGATAGGCCTACCCTAGGCCATTATTTTCATGATATAATTCCTATTACATTGTATAATTCATTTTGAATTGACACAAGAATGATGTTAGCCCACTGATACTTCCTGTTCTATCCTCATAAGTGTTAAAAAAGGTAGACCATCTCAGTTTGGTCCGGGTAACTTTCGCATGGCAGAGGCAGACCATATTCCACCATTGGCTTCTCTGAGGATAGCCCGAAACCATGAACGACTGGATCGTCTCCTACAAGTGAATCCAAGGCTTCATGAGATGATCATGAGCCTTGATTATGACCCAACTGGACAGAACCTGTTAACCATGAGGGTTCTTTACCAGGATCACAGAGATGCTCTGACTACTGGAAACAGCAGGGAATCTCAAGTATCCAGGTGAATGCTTTAGAGTAGGCAACACCTTTTCTGTGTTATCGTGTATGGTTTAGCAGATATCAAGGAAAATACATTGTCCAGTTAAGGCAGAATAGCAAAATGGCCACCATGAGGATGATGTGTGACGTCGTACATGGCACCGTAGTTATTCTCAGCCATCAAAACATAGGTGTGGTCATCACCTTTTCCGTTGTCATGTTTTCTCTGTTCTAGTCGTCTGCTGGCAGAGACAATCGTAGACGGAGATGCTGCACTTATGCTGAGGAAGGCTTTTATCATGGGTCATCCTATATCTTCCTGGCAGCTCAGAGAAGACGCAGGTAAAAACACTGATTATTTCCCTGTTCCCTCATCTTACAGTAGACACTGTAGATCTTTAGTGTCTCTTACAAAAGTAACATTTTCACTAAGTTTGTCTTAGTCGCTGAGTTTGCCTGTATGTTATATTAGGAGTATTTTACAAAAAAACTAAGATATGCATACAGTATATTTCTCACCAGTCCACCATTGATATGGTCTCAGAATATCATCATTTTGAATAATGGAGCATCAGAGCTAGACTAATAGAAAACTTGTTTAGTTCCTAGAATACTGTTATCAACACTTGCTCTTGCTTTCCTG is drawn from Oncorhynchus mykiss isolate Arlee unplaced genomic scaffold, USDA_OmykA_1.1 un_scaffold_215, whole genome shotgun sequence and contains these coding sequences:
- the LOC110511908 gene encoding methionine-R-sulfoxide reductase B1-A-like translates to MSFCSFFGGEVFKDHFKTGLYMCAQCGHQLFSSRSKYEHSSPWPAFTETILQDSVSKHEERPGAFKVRCGKCGNGLGHEFVGDGPKKGLSRFUIFSSSLKFVPKDKVDGQ
- the LOC110511909 gene encoding uncharacterized protein LOC110511909, with the translated sequence MGLPALGLIPFLGPLAFPVALGTVAVGGFILIKAIHKKPSYHPGSPIITRSVKVKSNNASGNEPTGNAASKTTEGQQSSNETTIIIAYGLGVVDTYKNVKKGRPSQFGPGNFRMAEADHIPPLASLRIARNHERLDRLLQVNPRLHEMIMSLDYDPTGQNLLTMRVLYQDHRDALTTGNSRESQVSSRLLAETIVDGDAALMLRKAFIMGHPISSWQLREDAGLAAPYTDGNIDMSDEGTRQYYRYGYIELVEAYHKKGIINKNQAEQLISWVKREMYLDRDTQEYKEILDDIKRHICVFRW